One Halomonas sp. THAF5a genomic region harbors:
- a CDS encoding CoA transferase subunit A, whose protein sequence is MAGFDKRVTSYEEAMDGIESGMTVIAGGFGLCGIPENLIAEIKRRGVKDLTVWSNNCGVDGFGLGLLLEDKQIRKIHASYVGENALFEQQMLNEEIEVVLTPQGTLAEKMRAGGAGIPAFYTATGYGTPIGEGKEVREFNGRHYILEESVVGDFAIIKGWKADRYGNVVYRDTAQNFNPMAATAGKITVVEVEEIVEPGELKPDQIHTPGIYVDRIIQGTFEKRIEKRTVREG, encoded by the coding sequence ATGGCCGGATTCGACAAGCGTGTGACTTCCTACGAAGAGGCAATGGACGGCATCGAGAGCGGCATGACCGTGATCGCCGGCGGTTTCGGCCTCTGCGGCATCCCCGAGAACCTGATCGCGGAGATCAAGCGCCGCGGCGTGAAGGACCTGACGGTGTGGTCCAACAACTGCGGCGTGGACGGCTTCGGCCTGGGGCTGCTGCTGGAGGACAAGCAGATCCGCAAGATCCATGCCTCCTACGTCGGCGAGAACGCCCTGTTCGAGCAGCAGATGCTCAACGAGGAGATCGAGGTGGTGCTGACCCCCCAGGGCACCCTGGCCGAGAAGATGCGCGCCGGCGGCGCCGGCATTCCCGCCTTCTACACCGCCACCGGCTACGGCACGCCGATCGGCGAGGGCAAGGAGGTGCGCGAGTTCAACGGCCGCCACTACATCCTCGAGGAGTCGGTGGTCGGCGACTTCGCCATCATCAAGGGCTGGAAGGCCGACCGCTACGGCAACGTCGTCTACCGCGACACCGCCCAGAACTTCAACCCGATGGCCGCCACCGCGGGCAAGATCACCGTGGTCGAGGTCGAGGAGATCGTCGAACCGGGCGAGCTCAAGCCGGACCAGATCCACACCCCGGGCATCTACGTCGACCGCATCATCCAGGGCACCTTCGAGAAGCGCATCGAGAAGCGTACCGTGCGCGAGGGCTGA
- a CDS encoding LysR family transcriptional regulator, giving the protein MTVKQLRAFLAVARTLSFTQACEHMHLSQPALSLAIKGLEESLGGRLLVRSTRSVRLTPEGESLVPLAKRLIAEWDNTEELLRQRFTLQLGRLAVATMPSFASNLLPPALRVFRQRHPKVNVTVHDVINEQVIEMVRARQVELGLVFEPEATGSLSFAPLFRDRFVAVVPADSRLADRPSLDWATLMTRNFIALQRPSMVRRLLEQALEGRDLVLPATFECHQLATVGRMVSSGLGVSAVPSLCIEQMQELGAICVPLEDPVIERDVGVLTWNRHELSIAALALQRVLAETIRPPTLIAHR; this is encoded by the coding sequence ATGACCGTCAAGCAACTGCGCGCCTTCCTCGCCGTGGCGCGAACGCTGAGCTTCACCCAGGCCTGCGAGCACATGCACCTCTCCCAGCCGGCGCTGAGCCTGGCGATCAAGGGACTCGAGGAGAGCCTGGGCGGCCGCCTGCTGGTCCGCAGTACCCGCAGCGTGCGCCTCACCCCCGAGGGCGAGTCGCTGGTCCCGCTGGCCAAGCGGCTGATCGCCGAGTGGGACAACACCGAGGAGCTGCTGCGCCAGCGCTTCACCCTGCAGCTCGGGCGCCTGGCGGTGGCCACCATGCCGTCGTTCGCCAGCAACCTGCTGCCGCCGGCGCTGCGGGTCTTTCGCCAGCGCCACCCCAAGGTCAACGTCACGGTCCACGACGTGATCAACGAGCAGGTGATCGAGATGGTGCGCGCCCGCCAGGTCGAGCTGGGGCTGGTGTTCGAACCCGAGGCCACCGGCAGCCTCTCCTTCGCGCCGCTCTTTCGCGACCGTTTCGTCGCCGTGGTGCCGGCCGACTCCCGGCTGGCCGACCGGCCGAGCCTCGACTGGGCCACCCTGATGACCCGTAACTTCATCGCGCTGCAGCGCCCCTCCATGGTGCGCCGGCTGCTTGAGCAGGCCCTGGAGGGACGTGACCTGGTGCTGCCGGCGACCTTCGAGTGCCACCAGCTCGCCACGGTGGGCCGCATGGTTTCAAGCGGCCTGGGCGTCAGCGCCGTGCCGTCGCTGTGCATCGAGCAGATGCAGGAACTCGGCGCCATCTGCGTGCCGCTGGAGGATCCGGTCATCGAGCGCGACGTCGGCGTGCTGACCTGGAACCGCCACGAGCTCTCCATCGCCGCCCTGGCCCTGCAGCGAGTGCTGGCGGAGACCATCCGCCCCCCGACGCTCATCGCGCACCGCTGA
- a CDS encoding acyltransferase encodes MSTLRGFVSLLLLSLTTLTWGIPLILLTLVKLVTPGRRWRRRVLTALNWVALNWMGSNLWWMRRWLRPPLELELPDGLSRDRWWLVLSNHRSWTDIFLLFFAFHRRIPMPHFFVKRQLIWIPIVGLAFWAMEFPMLRRLTREQRERHPHLARRDREATERMCRHARERPIAIYNFVEGTRFTPAKHAAQGAPYRHLLRPRAGGIAQVVGLLGDRLGGILDVTLHYDNPAPSFWGFLCGREARVVLEARRLEVPAWMLEGDYHDNMDYKERFQSWLNALWQDKDRRLDAHR; translated from the coding sequence ATGTCGACCCTCAGAGGGTTCGTGAGCCTCCTGCTGCTGAGCCTGACCACCCTCACCTGGGGGATCCCGCTGATCCTGCTGACCCTGGTCAAGCTGGTGACGCCCGGGCGTCGCTGGCGACGACGGGTGCTGACGGCCCTCAACTGGGTCGCCCTCAACTGGATGGGCAGCAACCTGTGGTGGATGCGCCGCTGGCTGCGCCCGCCGCTGGAACTCGAGCTGCCCGACGGCCTCTCCCGGGACCGCTGGTGGCTGGTGCTCTCCAACCACCGCAGCTGGACGGACATCTTCCTGCTCTTCTTCGCCTTCCACCGGCGCATCCCGATGCCGCACTTCTTCGTCAAGCGGCAGCTGATCTGGATCCCCATCGTCGGGCTGGCCTTCTGGGCCATGGAGTTTCCCATGCTGCGCCGCCTGACCCGGGAGCAGCGCGAGCGCCACCCCCACCTGGCGCGACGCGACCGCGAGGCCACGGAACGGATGTGCCGCCACGCCCGGGAGCGGCCGATCGCCATCTACAACTTCGTCGAGGGCACCCGCTTCACCCCCGCCAAGCATGCGGCCCAGGGGGCTCCCTATCGGCACCTGCTGAGGCCCCGCGCCGGAGGCATCGCCCAGGTGGTGGGCCTGCTCGGCGACCGGCTCGGCGGCATCCTCGACGTCACCCTGCACTACGACAACCCCGCGCCGAGCTTCTGGGGCTTCCTCTGCGGCCGCGAGGCGCGGGTGGTCCTCGAGGCGCGGCGGCTGGAGGTGCCCGCCTGGATGCTCGAGGGCGACTATCACGACAACATGGACTACAAGGAACGCTTCCAGTCATGGCTGAACGCCCTGTGGCAGGACAAGGATCGCCGTCTCGACGCCCACCGCTGA
- a CDS encoding M23 family metallopeptidase produces MAERPVAGQGSPSRRPPLIWLLIVLTVLAGCASQHRQVGTGRGIAGEWITVQRGDTLGEIARRAEVPLVRLKRFNPGVDARRLSVGQRLMVPSRQERAPSGGPYRYQVRPGDTFSAIARRFGTTPGRIRAGNPGVEPTTLRVGQLIQVPLSGGATRTAASSSGQRSAARPTPRQLPDPGDLPASARRWPWPLDDYRVARPFGTDQRGALQPMLLATAPGSRAKAVADGEVRFADSMRQLGQVVIVHHADNLQSVYALCERPLVSSGQTVTRGTPVCEVGRHDGGPRLLLDMRHGGKPVNPTRVLR; encoded by the coding sequence ATGGCTGAACGCCCTGTGGCAGGACAAGGATCGCCGTCTCGACGCCCACCGCTGATCTGGCTGCTGATCGTCCTGACGGTGCTGGCCGGCTGTGCCAGCCAGCACCGTCAGGTCGGCACCGGCCGCGGCATCGCCGGCGAGTGGATCACCGTCCAGCGCGGCGACACCCTCGGCGAGATCGCGCGCCGGGCCGAGGTGCCCCTGGTGCGCCTGAAGCGCTTCAATCCCGGCGTGGACGCCCGGCGCCTGTCGGTGGGCCAGCGCCTGATGGTCCCCTCCCGCCAGGAGCGGGCGCCCTCCGGCGGCCCCTATCGCTACCAGGTCCGCCCAGGCGACACCTTCAGCGCCATCGCCCGGCGCTTCGGCACGACGCCGGGGCGCATCCGCGCGGGCAACCCCGGGGTCGAGCCCACCACGCTCAGGGTCGGTCAGCTGATCCAGGTGCCCCTCAGCGGGGGAGCGACCCGCACCGCCGCGAGCTCCAGCGGTCAGCGCTCGGCCGCTCGACCGACCCCCAGGCAGCTGCCGGACCCCGGCGACCTCCCCGCCTCGGCGCGGCGCTGGCCCTGGCCGCTCGACGACTATCGGGTGGCCCGCCCCTTCGGCACCGATCAGCGCGGCGCCCTGCAGCCGATGCTGCTGGCCACCGCGCCGGGCAGCCGCGCCAAGGCGGTGGCCGATGGCGAGGTGCGCTTCGCCGACAGCATGCGCCAACTCGGCCAGGTGGTGATCGTGCACCATGCCGACAACCTGCAGAGCGTCTATGCCCTCTGCGAGCGGCCTCTGGTGAGTAGCGGCCAGACGGTCACGCGCGGCACCCCGGTCTGCGAGGTCGGCCGCCACGACGGCGGGCCACGCCTGCTCCTCGACATGCGCCACGGCGGCAAGCCGGTGAACCCCACGCGAGTGCTGCGCTGA
- a CDS encoding glycosyltransferase family 1 protein, translating to MRICLVSDTWSPDINGVAHTLGRLTAELHRRGVALQLVRPRPAGPVIPRPEGIESELRVRGLALPGYREVRIGLTTGRALQRLWRHQRPQAIYLATQGPLGWAALRIARRLGIPVISGWHTNFDHYCRDYGLPWLAPLVRRRLRHFHNRTAATLVPTHAQARDLGAQGFANVRVMARGIDGEAFSPRHRDPALRAAWGSDAHRPVALYVGRLAPEKNLALLRDTFLAMLEARPDLSLVVVGDGPGRASLERALPQAHFTGFIDRERLIRHYASADLFVFPSLSETWGNVVLEAMASGLAVVAFRHAAGAELIDHDHNGLCLAPDDPAGFQAAAVTLCQQPARYAQLGRAARQRALAYRWSAIADTFLSTLTQPLEVDDEAAPPCHV from the coding sequence ATGCGCATCTGCCTGGTCAGCGATACCTGGTCCCCCGATATCAACGGCGTCGCCCACACCCTCGGCCGGCTGACCGCCGAGCTGCATCGACGCGGGGTGGCGCTGCAGCTGGTGCGCCCGCGCCCCGCCGGGCCGGTCATCCCGCGTCCGGAGGGCATCGAGTCGGAACTGCGTGTTCGCGGCCTGGCCCTGCCCGGATATCGCGAAGTGCGCATCGGCCTGACGACCGGGCGCGCCCTCCAGCGGCTGTGGCGCCACCAGCGTCCCCAGGCGATCTACCTCGCCACCCAGGGCCCGCTGGGCTGGGCGGCGCTGCGTATCGCACGCCGGCTGGGCATCCCGGTGATCAGCGGCTGGCACACCAACTTCGACCACTACTGTCGCGACTATGGCCTGCCCTGGCTGGCGCCGCTGGTCCGCCGCCGCCTGCGACACTTCCATAACCGCACCGCGGCGACCCTGGTGCCGACCCATGCCCAGGCCCGCGACCTGGGGGCCCAGGGCTTCGCCAACGTGCGCGTGATGGCGCGCGGCATCGACGGCGAGGCCTTTTCCCCGCGCCATCGCGACCCGGCGCTGCGTGCCGCCTGGGGCAGCGATGCCCACCGCCCGGTGGCCCTCTACGTGGGACGCCTGGCGCCGGAGAAGAACCTGGCCCTGCTGCGCGACACCTTCCTCGCCATGCTCGAGGCGCGTCCCGACCTCAGCCTGGTGGTGGTCGGCGACGGCCCCGGACGGGCGTCCCTGGAGCGTGCCCTGCCCCAGGCTCACTTCACCGGCTTCATCGACCGGGAACGCCTGATCCGCCACTACGCCAGCGCCGACCTCTTCGTCTTCCCCTCGCTCTCCGAGACCTGGGGCAACGTGGTGCTCGAGGCGATGGCCAGCGGCCTGGCCGTGGTGGCGTTCCGCCACGCCGCCGGCGCCGAGCTGATCGACCACGACCACAACGGCCTCTGCCTGGCACCCGATGATCCGGCCGGCTTCCAGGCGGCGGCGGTCACCCTCTGCCAGCAGCCGGCCCGCTATGCCCAACTGGGTCGGGCGGCCCGCCAGCGCGCCCTGGCGTATCGCTGGTCGGCAATCGCCGACACCTTCCTCTCCACCCTCACCCAGCCACTGGAGGTCGACGATGAAGCCGCTCCCCCCTGCCATGTTTGA
- a CDS encoding phosphatase PAP2 family protein, translating to MKPLPPAMFDRLDLIEWQLCRRLVGCNVHRPWLMLLRLASRLGDWPLWVGLILAQPLIDPVHGTQRLLAYTATALVAIAVYRVLKTRLCRERPFITFTGIIRCGEPARDRYSFPSGHTMHAVLFCLLTAVHAAWLLPWLLPIALLIAISRVGLGLHYLSDVVAGALLGTGFAWLSLALFG from the coding sequence ATGAAGCCGCTCCCCCCTGCCATGTTTGATCGCCTGGATCTCATCGAGTGGCAGCTCTGCCGCCGCCTGGTCGGCTGCAACGTTCATCGCCCCTGGCTGATGCTGCTGCGCCTGGCCAGCCGCCTGGGCGACTGGCCGCTGTGGGTCGGGCTGATCCTCGCCCAGCCGCTGATCGACCCCGTCCACGGCACGCAGCGGCTGCTCGCATACACCGCCACCGCCCTGGTGGCCATCGCCGTCTATCGGGTGCTCAAGACGCGCCTGTGCCGCGAGCGCCCCTTCATCACCTTCACCGGCATCATCCGCTGCGGGGAACCCGCCCGGGATCGCTACAGCTTCCCCAGCGGCCACACCATGCACGCGGTGCTCTTCTGCCTGCTGACCGCGGTGCATGCCGCCTGGCTGCTGCCGTGGCTCTTGCCCATCGCGCTGCTGATCGCCATCTCCCGGGTCGGCCTGGGGCTGCACTACCTGAGCGACGTGGTCGCCGGCGCCCTGCTCGGCACCGGCTTCGCCTGGCTCAGCCTGGCGCTCTTCGGCTGA
- a CDS encoding alpha-ketoglutarate-dependent dioxygenase AlkB, whose product MPLPFPTGEPLLATPPLMRFARLLGEPVATELLTRLDRELDWQRPTLRLYGREHPIPRRQVWMGSPEARYRYSGRDFTPDAWHPVVATIRDAVVERLAAAGQPARFNSVLLNRYAGGEERMGWHSDDEPELGDDPLIAAVSLGAERPLRFRWKHREAPAFNAWLPHDSLLVMGSGVQRRLQHALLPRRLEGLRISLTFRWVHPPTHGGRAG is encoded by the coding sequence ATGCCGCTGCCGTTCCCTACCGGCGAGCCCCTGCTCGCGACGCCTCCGCTGATGCGCTTCGCCCGCCTGCTGGGCGAGCCCGTCGCCACCGAGCTGCTGACACGGCTCGATCGAGAGCTCGACTGGCAGCGGCCGACCCTGCGCCTCTACGGGCGCGAGCACCCGATCCCCCGCCGCCAGGTCTGGATGGGCAGCCCCGAGGCACGCTATCGCTACTCGGGGCGCGACTTCACCCCCGACGCCTGGCATCCCGTCGTCGCGACGATCCGCGATGCAGTGGTCGAGCGGCTGGCCGCCGCCGGCCAGCCGGCGCGCTTCAACAGCGTACTGCTCAACCGCTATGCCGGTGGCGAGGAGCGCATGGGCTGGCACAGCGACGACGAGCCCGAGCTCGGCGACGACCCGCTGATCGCGGCCGTCAGCCTCGGCGCCGAGCGCCCGCTGCGCTTTCGCTGGAAGCACCGGGAGGCCCCGGCCTTCAATGCCTGGCTGCCCCACGACAGCCTGCTCGTGATGGGCTCCGGGGTGCAGCGACGCCTTCAGCACGCGCTGCTGCCGCGGCGCCTCGAGGGGCTGCGCATCAGCCTCACCTTCCGCTGGGTGCATCCGCCCACCCATGGCGGCCGCGCCGGCTGA
- the gcvT gene encoding glycine cleavage system aminomethyltransferase GcvT, with protein MSELKQTPLHALHVELGARMVPFAGYDMPVQYPLGVKREHEHTRQAAGLFDVSHMGQVLLRGPNPAEALETLVSADIVGLPAGMQRYALFTSEEGGILDDLMVVNAGDHLYLVVNAACREQDIAHLRRGLPDHEVEVVDRGLLALQGPQAAGVMQRLCPEACEMVFMQHGRFAIDGIDVWVSRSGYTGEDGFEISVAADQTEALARRLLAEQEVEAIGLGARDSLRLEAGLCLYGHDIDTETTPVEGGLIWAIGKPRRRGGERAGGFPGADLILHQVAEKDHRRKRVGLLGEGRAPVREGTELFDAEGAHLGRVTSGGFGPSVGRPVAMGYVAIEAAEIGATVYAEVRGKRLPMTVSKMPFVTPGYFRG; from the coding sequence ACTCAAGCAGACCCCGCTGCACGCCCTGCACGTGGAGCTGGGCGCCAGGATGGTGCCCTTCGCCGGCTACGACATGCCGGTGCAGTACCCGCTGGGAGTGAAACGCGAGCACGAGCATACTCGACAGGCCGCCGGGCTCTTCGATGTCTCCCACATGGGGCAGGTGCTGCTGCGCGGCCCCAACCCGGCCGAGGCGCTGGAGACCCTGGTGTCGGCCGATATCGTCGGCCTCCCTGCGGGCATGCAGCGCTATGCGCTGTTCACCTCCGAGGAGGGCGGCATCCTCGACGACCTGATGGTGGTCAATGCCGGCGATCACCTCTACCTGGTGGTCAACGCCGCCTGCCGCGAGCAGGACATCGCCCACCTGCGCCGGGGCCTGCCCGATCACGAGGTCGAGGTGGTCGACCGCGGCCTGCTGGCGTTGCAGGGCCCCCAGGCCGCCGGCGTGATGCAGCGCCTCTGCCCCGAGGCGTGCGAGATGGTCTTCATGCAGCACGGCCGCTTTGCCATCGACGGCATCGATGTCTGGGTCAGCCGCAGCGGCTACACCGGCGAGGACGGCTTCGAGATCTCGGTGGCCGCCGACCAGACCGAGGCCCTGGCGCGGCGACTGCTGGCCGAGCAGGAGGTCGAGGCGATCGGCCTGGGCGCGCGGGACTCCCTGCGTCTCGAGGCCGGGCTCTGTCTCTACGGCCACGATATCGACACCGAGACCACGCCGGTCGAGGGCGGCCTGATCTGGGCAATCGGCAAGCCGCGCCGCCGCGGCGGCGAGCGAGCCGGCGGCTTCCCCGGCGCCGACCTGATCCTGCACCAGGTGGCCGAGAAGGATCACCGTCGCAAGCGCGTGGGGCTGCTCGGCGAGGGCCGCGCCCCGGTGCGCGAGGGTACCGAGCTCTTCGACGCGGAGGGCGCCCACCTGGGCCGCGTGACCTCCGGCGGCTTCGGCCCCAGCGTCGGTCGGCCGGTGGCCATGGGCTACGTGGCCATCGAGGCGGCCGAGATCGGCGCCACCGTCTATGCCGAGGTGCGCGGCAAGCGCCTGCCGATGACGGTCAGCAAGATGCCCTTCGTCACCCCGGGCTACTTCCGCGGCTGA